The Malus sylvestris chromosome 14, drMalSylv7.2, whole genome shotgun sequence genome segment gtcctccgagtatttgtacaagatctaaatacgaggccttaaatatggtataaacactttCCATATGCATAAGCAATCAAATAACTCTTCTAGCTAGctcacacaaacacaaacaaacaaatcaaacaaCCATTTTTTCTGGTAATTTAGACCTACCCGATTTCTATTTGTAATCATATACttgaataaaatattttaaatgggaaacaacataaataataacattataaggaattttttttttcttaatagaCGCTTGATATGATATTATATTGTCAGATTGGAACTTAACTTGActcattaaaatttaaacaaGCGAACGTATTTGATGTCGGTATAGTTCAAACCCACAGTTTGCTATTGTAATATTGTAAATTGTCCGCATCACTTTCTTCCTAATTAGTGTGCTTAAAATTAATAACACTACTAAAACTGAAAAATGTGGGAAGTTGCAGAAGACAATTTAGACCCACTAAAACATTGAAATATATGGTTGACAAAATTTGGGTGGCGTATCAAACTATGTTATAATTCCATATGAAATTTCGCACGCAGGAACAGAAGTTGGGATGAACAATTGCACACAATACCACAAGGAAGTTGAAATGGTTTCTTCCCTTTGGGCCCCACCTTACATTCATTTATTTAACATCATtaataattgaaaaatcttatttcgGTTCCAACTTATGTACGTGAGACACTCGTTTGTAGGAGAGAAGTTAATAAGTAATGGTGTTTCAAATAATAATTCTCGTTTGTTAGAGaagatttactttttttttttaaacaaacgataccATCTACATCTAAGTGATGAGGGAGCGGACTAATTCTCACAATGatctagcaataatgtgattcaaattcgtcttaggtgaaaatcaaacttaaaacctctcacttacaaatgaaaaggaataccactatACCATTAGAGAAGATTTACTTAGATATGCCTATTCACTATATTAAATGCATTTAAAAAGAATAAATGAATTACAACTTTCATATTTGTTCAAGTTGAAGGTTGTTTGTGAAGAAAAGATATCCTTATTAATCTCCACAAAAATTGTAGGATCAAAATGGAGAACTTTTCTTTATGAGTAACTTTCAATTTGGACAGAATAAGGAAGTTGTATCCATTTCTTACTTCAAAATGCCTTTAATATAGTGAACAGTCATACCCAAGCTAGCCTTCTCTAACAAACGAGACCTAATAGCATTTACATTTCTGAAGGCGAAATAATGACACTGGTGCATGTAGATTGGACAAAGTTATACTTTTTTATACAACGATATTCTACTCTAAATGTTAATCTGAAACTTCATACTTCAATAAGAGACATTATCATTAGAACGCAACATTAGGTGCTGCATAGCCTTAAATAAAGTTAAGGGTGAGGTTCAAACAAGGAAAGGCTTACGGTGGATACCTAGTCACCCAGAGACGAGGAAGGGCGTAGTAAGCGACGAAATGCTTCGGGAAGCTGAAAATAAGCGTAGATCTGGAGATTCCCGAATAGGTTAACCTTTCTTTCCAACTCTTTTTGTTGTAAAGTAACATTCTATATTCATAATGTgtctcaaacaagagaaataaacaaacataaaactatcatatatatatattaacgaTATTTACTGACAAACAAGTTCTACttttattgtttaatttttaggaaaactaatgaaaggagtttgaaaactttgagttttaacgataaggacaaaataaagggtaaagtaattagtaccaggattgactttttagtgtaaaaatgtaattttttgttaaaataaacagtaccggtagcttttcgttaaaattcttttatttttctcttttgtctcgttggttaacggaattaaccagacaaataCTTTGGTCCTTATAGTTTAAGTTGTCGCAATTTAGGGCTTTTTAAGCAATACAGATATTACGAACTATTCGATGGCCCAATTTTTCGGGGCCCAAATTGTTGGTCCACTCTCGGTCTCACAGGCTCACAGACCAGCTCCGGCAAAGTGGCAAACAACAGTGACACCATTTCCTTCGCTGCCGCAAGGCAGGTACCGGTTCCCGAATTTAAGAGCgtttttttagagagagagagagagaggagagagagaggcaatGGAGGTGGAACTGAAGGAGTTGTTGAGCGACCTTGAATCGCTGAAGAAATCGCTGGCCGATCCTTCTCATCATGCTCCCATCGATAAGGTAAAATCTCGCAATTCCGATCCGTTTGAGATTCAGCGGAGAATTTGAGAGAGCTTTTGGTTTGGATTTTACTGGTTGCGATCGAATTAGCTGCTTGATTTGGCTGAAACGGATCGATTTtcggtttttatattttaatgttCATTGTTCATATGAAGTTTCAGTAATCTATGCGTGATCTTTTGATTGGGATTGCTTGTTAATTGATTGCATGTTTATTCGTTTAATTTTTTGGTGGTTGTTTGTTTCCTGAGAAAATTAAGAGAAAGAAACTAggatatttaattatttgtgttTAGCTTGAAGTTTGATTTATGAGACATAAGTGAAACGTTTTCAATTAGCTGAATGCTGAGAAGTTTACTAAGGTTTTGTAATTTTTCTTGTAGAGCTGACTTTTCTTTTTGCTTCATGAAAAATGTAATTTGTAGCTACAATTGCGTGTAGAACGCCTTACGAGCCTTGCAAATTCTGGACCTGTTCGGCGTTCAAAAGTGAAGGTAATTCTACGGTTTATCTGCTGTCATTGTCAAAATGCATGATATTAGGTGATGATTGCATTGTTTGTTCATGCATTATATGTTATGTTGGCACTGGCAGGATATGAGTGCCGAGGTGGTAGATAGCAATCCTTACAGTAGGCTTATGGCACTTCAGAGGATGGGTATTGTGGAAAATTATGAAAGAATACGGGACTTCTCAGTTGCCATTGTTGTATGTATTTATCTCCTCTttcattgtttcattttgtaaTTATAAACGAAATTAAATCTAGTTATTGCCAATGCCTTGTAGTGATGTCCTATTTCGTTATATGCAGGGAGTAGGCGGTGTAGGAAGTGTAGCAGCTGAGATGCTAACAAGATGTGGTATTGGTCGCCTTTTGTTGTATGATTATGACAAAGTAGAGTTAGCTAACATGAATAGGTTATTCTTTCGACCAGAGCAGGTATTCATACTTGTTATTCTCATTCGTCATTCTTAATATGTGAAAATTTTCTTTACCGGTCCTCAATCAGGTCATTTTATGCTTCAAAGATTAGGTGTTTTATGCTTCAAAGATTTACCAAAGTCCCTTTCTCGcctttattccttttttttacataccccacaaaattttattttccaagTAATTCATGATCATACATTTTTGAAGTTTTCATTTTAATGTGAATGTGTTTTCCTTCTCAGAGTGGTATGACGAAAACAGATGCTGCTGTACAGACCCTTTCAGACATAAACCCCGATGTTGTGCTTGAGGTAAGCATTTATCAGGATTTTTTCTCCTTTCAAACTTCATCACAACTTTTATGGTTTATTCGATCTTAATTTTTCTGTGTACACTTTCTAGGCATAGATGAATGGACTGTATGATAATGCCAGTTGTATAGATCTTTGTATATTTGATCTCTCAATCATAGTGCCCATAGTTTGTAACCATGCTAATCAATTTCTTTGTGTTTAGAGCTATACACTGAACATCACAACTGTGCAAGGTTTTGATACCTTTATGGccagtttaaaaaataaatcgtTTCGCCCAAATAAAGAAGGCAGTGGAGTGGACCTTGTACTAAGCTGTGTTGATAATTATGAAGCAAGAATGGCTGTTAATCAGGTATGAAGTTATCACTTATACATTTATAATTATGTCCTCTTcgttataaatttataattatgTTCTCTTCGTTCCTTCTGCCTCCAAGTAAACCATCataatggtttttttatttttttatttttattgtgaaACAGGCTTGCAATGAACTGAATCA includes the following:
- the LOC126598840 gene encoding ubiquitin-like modifier-activating enzyme 5; this encodes MEVELKELLSDLESLKKSLADPSHHAPIDKLQLRVERLTSLANSGPVRRSKVKDMSAEVVDSNPYSRLMALQRMGIVENYERIRDFSVAIVGVGGVGSVAAEMLTRCGIGRLLLYDYDKVELANMNRLFFRPEQSGMTKTDAAVQTLSDINPDVVLESYTLNITTVQGFDTFMASLKNKSFRPNKEGSGVDLVLSCVDNYEARMAVNQACNELNQTWMESGVSEDAVSGHIQLLIPGETACFACAPPLVVASGVDERTLKREGVCAASLPTTMGVVAGLLVQNTLKYLLNFGNVSPYLGYNSLKDFFPTMEMKPNPQCSNFACLDRQKEYLLVKPARDAAIKAKMEAEASSVPESPLHLDNEWEISVVDDNEPESTEAKTPDALPEGLVRELPSADEFQKPPTEATEGTVDDLEDLRKQLEALNS